In Notolabrus celidotus isolate fNotCel1 chromosome 8, fNotCel1.pri, whole genome shotgun sequence, a genomic segment contains:
- the gpc4 gene encoding LOW QUALITY PROTEIN: glypican-4 (The sequence of the model RefSeq protein was modified relative to this genomic sequence to represent the inferred CDS: inserted 1 base in 1 codon; deleted 4 bases in 4 codons; substituted 2 bases at 2 genomic stop codons), protein MKTLLVLCVACTLVVSSVSVTAEQKSKNCNEVRAAYSSKGFNVNDVPNVGVSGAPLKVCPQGFSCCTVEMEEKLSQQSHTEIKAPVSRLSTNLQSTFRQRHDHFDKFFRELLKNAEVSLHSMFVRTYGMMYVQNAELFKNFFEALTRYYVSGSAAVNLDSMLSDFWADLLERMFRLVNVQYEFSDAYMECVSRYTEQLQPFGDVPRKLRIQLTRAFVAARTFVRGLMIMPDVVNKVSTVSASPSCVRAAMKMLYCPYCSGQVALKPCQNYCLNVMRGCLANQADLDTEWNNFLDAMLSLAERLAGPFTFESVMDPIDVKISEAIMNMQENSMQVSHKVFQGCGQPKPSLAFRATRSIKETGFTGRFRPYSPDARPTTAAGTSLDRLTNDVKKKLKHXKKFWSTLPETVVCRIERIAPGDECWNGTAKRRVSVIGNGLANQVSNPDVDVDITQPDTVIRSQIAVLKEMTSWLKAAHSGNDISFGHWXGXDESSGEEESGSGCDTPSCETDRDIYFSTHQTLANPQVKQVVVDRNSSPTASHGSMALALCGLALAMLAPHLR, encoded by the exons GCGCTCCGTTAAAAGTGTGTCCGCAGGGTTTCTCCTGCTGCACggtggagatggaggagaagcTGAGCCAGCAGAGCCACACAGAGATCAAAGCTCCCGTCTCCAGGCTTAGCACCAACCTACAATCCACCTTCAGACAGAGACACGACCACTTTGACA AGTTCTTCCGGGAGCTCTTGAAGAACGCTGAGGTCTCCCTGCACAGCATGTTTGTGCGAACCTACGGGATGATGTACGTGCAGAACGCAGAGCTCTTCAAGAACTTCTTCGAGGCCCTGACTCGGTACTACGTGTCCGGAAGCGCCGCCGTCAACCTGGACTCTATGCTGTCCGACTTCTGGGCCGACCTCCTGGAGAGGATGTTCCGGCTGGTCAATGTGCAGTACGAGTTCAGTGACGCCTACATGGAGTGCGTCAGCAGGTACACGGAGCAGCTACAGCCCTTCGGCGATGTGCCCCGCAAGCTCCGCATCCAACTGACGCGGGCCTTTGTGGCTGCACGCACCTTTGTACGTGGCCTAATGATCATGCCGGATGTGGTCAATAAAGTTTCTACG GTTAGTGCATCTCCCAGCTGTGTGCGAGCAGCCATGAAGATGTTGTACTGTCCCTACTGCTCCGGCCAAGTGGCCCTTAAACCCTGCCAGAACTACTGTCTGAATGTGATGCGCGGGTGTTTGGCCAACCAGGCGGACTTGGACACAGAATGGAATAACTTTCTTG ATGCCATGCTTAGTCTAGCTGAGCGGCTT GCAGGTCCCTTTACTTTTGAGTCCGTCATGGATCCCATCGACGTGAAGATCTCAGAAGCCATCATGAACATGCAGGAGAACAGCATGCAAGTGTCACATAAG GTTTTCCAAGGC TGCGGGCAGCCCAAACCAAGCTTGGCTTTCCGTGCCACTCGTTCCATCAAAGAAACAGGCTTTACCGGCCGCTTCCGCCCGTATAGTCCTGATGCTAGGCCCACGACTGCTGCTGGCACAAGTCTAGATCGACTG ACGAATGAtgtgaagaagaagctgaaac GCAAAAAGTTCTGGTCCACGTTGCCTGAGACGGTTGTGTGCAGGATAGAGAGGATCGCG CCTGGGGATGAATGCTGGAATGGAACAGCGAAACGCAG AGTCAGTGTCATCGGCAATGGTCTGGCCAATCAGGTGTCCAACCCTGATGTGGACGTCGACATCACA CAGCCAGACACCGTGATCCGCAGTCAGATCGCAGTGTTAAAGGAAATGACGAGCTGGCTCAAAGCTGCACACAGTGGCAATGATATCTCTTTCGGACACTGGTAAGGAT AAGATGAAAGCAGCGGAGAAGAGGAGAGCGGCAGCGGTTGTGACACTCCTTCCTGTGAGACAGACCGGGACATCTACTTCTCAACTCACCAAACCCTGGCAAACCCCCAGGTCAAGCAAGTGGTGGTGGACCGTAATTCGTCTCCAACTGCCTCACACGGGAGCATGGCACTGGCACTCTGCGGGCTGGCCCTGGCCATGCTTGCTCCTCACCTGAGATAA